Genomic window (Chloroflexota bacterium):
GTGGATCGCTTCTGCAGTCGTAAACGATCAGCTTGACCTGGCGGCCGAGAATCCCGCCTTTGGCATTGATGTCATTGACTGCGAGTTCCCAACCGCGGGCAACAGCGGTGCCCAGAACCGAACCGTTGCCTGTGAGATCCGTGATGCCGCCAATGATAATGGGCGCCTTGACCTCCTGGGTGGGTTGCGCGGTTGGTTCGGGGGGCTTTGCGGTGGGTGCCGGTGGCTTCGTAGGCGTCGGTTGTGCGGGCTGGGCACAAGCTGCCAGCAACGATGCCACGAGCATGAGAGCAAGCAGAGTGGCGAGTAACTTTTTCATTTTCTTTGATCCTCCTTGATGTGTTTTCTTGGACAACCTTTCGTTGTCCGTAGAGCCTCACAGCAGACAGTCTACCGTGTGCAATTTCGCTGCAAGACTTAAGTTCCGATAATACTTGCAATCTCACAATCTGTCAAACAATCTGTATCCATCACTATTGGGCTTCGTTCCATTACCTCCTTTCCTAATGACAGCCACATCAGTCATCCCTATACCTCCTCGGTGCGCATGAGCCGCGAACTACCAATTTCACATCAAGAATAACCTTTCGACTAGAGCAGGAAGCTGATGCAGACATGCGTTCGATGAGCAAGTCGGTGGCGATTCTACCAATGTCCTGGATAGGCTGCGCAATGGTGGTGAGAGGCGGGAATGTAAAGGATGCCTGAGGGATGTCATCAAAGCCAATAACGGATATATCATCTGGTATGGCGAGAGCCTTCTCACGGATAGCGGCCATAGCCGCCATAGCCATAACGTCGTTGCAGGCAAAAATGGCGGTCGGGGGTTTCTCCAGACTAAGAAGTTTTTGCGCTCCGCTAATGCCACTCGCGTAACGGAAATCGCCCCTCACAATCAGGTCCTCGTCGATTGGCAGACCGGCGACGGTCAGCGCATCTTTGTAACCACACACTCGATCGGCACTGGGCGTAGTGTCTGAAGGTCCGGTGATGCACCCGATACGGTGATGGCCCAGTGAGATCAGATACTCCGTGGCGAGGTAGCCCCCATGGTAGTTGTCTACCAAGACCACGTCCACTTGTGCATTGGGCATCTGCCGATCCGCAATCACAACGGGGACCTTTTCTTCTGTGAGCAGGGTGATATGCTCGCTCTGGCTACTAGCGGCAATGAAGATGACGCCATCCACCTGTTTGGCCAGGAGCACGTTGACATAGGCCAGCTCCTTCTCCAGTTGGCCATCGGAGTTGCACAAGATAGTGCTGTAACCAGCCTCAAAACCACGTGTCTCTA
Coding sequences:
- a CDS encoding LacI family DNA-binding transcriptional regulator, encoding MATMKDVAQAAGVSVTTVSHVINETRHVSEELRERVLKAMEELNYHPNSLARSLRQGISHTIGLIVPDNSNPFFADVARVIETRGFEAGYSTILCNSDGQLEKELAYVNVLLAKQVDGVIFIAASSQSEHITLLTEEKVPVVIADRQMPNAQVDVVLVDNYHGGYLATEYLISLGHHRIGCITGPSDTTPSADRVCGYKDALTVAGLPIDEDLIVRGDFRYASGISGAQKLLSLEKPPTAIFACNDVMAMAAMAAIREKALAIPDDISVIGFDDIPQASFTFPPLTTIAQPIQDIGRIATDLLIERMSASASCSSRKVILDVKLVVRGSCAPRRYRDD